DNA from Mesorhizobium loti R88b:
AAGTGTTGAGGTTGACGAGGTTGGCGCGGATCTCCGGCAGCTCGACCTTGAAGCGGGCGAAATAGGCTTTCTCGAACAGTGCCTGCAATTCCTGCCGGGTCACCGAGGAGGATGGCAGTGGCACGTTGATGATGTGGGTCTGGCCGACGAACTGCATGTCGGCGGAGTGGGTGACGCGGATCGCCTCCGGCTTCACCGCTTCCTTGCCGATCAGCTCCTCGCCCTCGTTTCGGTGCCGTTCCAATACTTGCTTAAGCTGAGTTTCGTCAACTACAGCGACTGGCTGATTGATGGTGTTGACGAAATCATGGCGCAGATCGGCGACGACGCAGCCGAGCGCGTTGGTGATGCCGGGCCGCGCCGGCACCAGCACACGCGGCAGGCCGAGTTCGCGCGCCAGGGCAGTGGCATGCAGCGGCCCGGCGCCACCGAAGGCGAACAGCGCGAAATCGCGGGGGTCGTGACCGCGCGACACCGAGACCATGCGGATGGCGCCGGCCATCTTCATGTTGCCGAGCCTGAGCACGGCACCCGCCGCCTCGACGCCGGACAGGCCGGTGGCCTTGCCGATCCTCTCCTCGAAGATGCCGGTGACGCGCTCTGATGTGACCGGGTTTTCGACCGCCAGCAGCTTCTTCGGCGCCAGCCGGCCGAGCACCAGATTGGCGTCGGTGATGGTCGGCTCCAGGCCGCCGCGTCCATAGCAGATCGGGCCGGGATTGGCGCCGGCGCTTTCCGGGCCGATCTGGATCAGGCCGGCCGCATCGACACGGGCGATCGAGCCGCCCCCGGCACCGACCGTGTGCACCGCCACCATCGGCACATGGATCGGCATGGCATATTCGATCTCGATCTCGTTCGACACCGCCGGCTCGGCGTTGCGGATCAGCGCCACGTCGGTCGAGGTGCCACCCATGTCGTAGGTGACGAGGTTTTCGAAGCCGGCGCGCTTGCCCGTATAGGCGGCGGCGATAACGCCGGAGGCCGGGCCCGACATCACGGTCTTGGCCGACTCACGTGTGACGAAGCGGGCCGAGATCATTCCGCCATTGCCGTTCATGATCAGGAAGTCGCGCGCATAGCCCTTGGCGGCCAATTCCTTGCGCAGCCGCTCGACATAGCGCTCGAGGATCGGCTGTACCGAAGCATTCACTGAAGCGGTGACGCCGCGCTCGA
Protein-coding regions in this window:
- a CDS encoding hydantoinase/oxoprolinase family protein; protein product: MKENFPAQARDSLGNVVAGIDVGGTFTDLLLIDGRDGGKVHIAKTPTTVDNQAFGVVSALGATGFAIDGIDLIVHGTTTTTNAVLERRLARTGMITTRGFRDVIELGRRTRPQPYGMTGSFVPIIPRNLRLEVSERVEASGAVRTPLDEAEMREAVKTLIAAGCESLVIHFLHSYANPRHERRAAEIAAELWPNSYITTGHALLSEAREFERGVTASVNASVQPILERYVERLRKELAAKGYARDFLIMNGNGGMISARFVTRESAKTVMSGPASGVIAAAYTGKRAGFENLVTYDMGGTSTDVALIRNAEPAVSNEIEIEYAMPIHVPMVAVHTVGAGGGSIARVDAAGLIQIGPESAGANPGPICYGRGGLEPTITDANLVLGRLAPKKLLAVENPVTSERVTGIFEERIGKATGLSGVEAAGAVLRLGNMKMAGAIRMVSVSRGHDPRDFALFAFGGAGPLHATALARELGLPRVLVPARPGITNALGCVVADLRHDFVNTINQPVAVVDETQLKQVLERHRNEGEELIGKEAVKPEAIRVTHSADMQFVGQTHIINVPLPSSSVTRQELQALFEKAYFARFKVELPEIRANLVNLNTSVTGVRPAIDLSRLIDPAGRAKTLDQALRETRPVWYAGRWHDTPVYAREKLPLDAVIQGPAILEQMDATTVLEPGDRARSDADGNIIIDIGEA